Below is a genomic region from Castanea sativa cultivar Marrone di Chiusa Pesio chromosome 2, ASM4071231v1.
attgctgGAGTGTCGAATCTCATCGGAGCCGCATTGGCGCCGTGTCGGAGaagctggaaaaaaaaacagagacacTGCTTGGACACCGAGTTTGGTGAATCGTACTGGTTTCGGTGTCCAACATGTGTTGGACACCGACACGTTGCCAAAAATGGCATGTCGGTGCAACCTAGGATGTAATCAAATGCAAGTAGATTATTAAAAGAGTTGGTGAAGCATCAGAGTTATGGAGCTTCTTTCAGGTTGTCAATCATGGGATCCCTGTGAGTGTTTTGGAGGAGATTAAGGAAGGAGTGCGTAGGTTTTATGAGCAAGATACTGAGATTAAGAAAGAGTTTTATACACGTGATCCCATGAGACAAGTGTTCTATAATAGCAACTTTGATCTGAACAGTGGAGCCACCAATTGGAGGGATACTTTTCTTTGTATGATGGCTCCTAATCCCCCAACGCTACAAGACTTGCTAGCATCATGCAGGTATGTGATTTGCATATTATAGTTGGCTGAATTATTGTTAACATTGTTGGGCAAAAGTTAATGTTAAGAAAGAGTCTCAGCTGTGTAATTTCATGTGAGTTGGGGTAGAATTAGCCAAAAACTAAAGCTCCTAACATTATTATTGTACGATTTTTGAGGGCTTAATTAAAATCTAAGCCATTTTGTAGGGTTGTAAATGAGCCAAGTCGAGGATTAAAAGTTCAGGCTTGTTCattgaattttatttcaaacacaAGCCAAGTTCGAGTTCATCACTACATAAGATTACATGTTTAAGTTTGGTTCATTTTCTGATCGAATAAGTATGAGCTTTTTCATGAGctacttgattaacttattattttcacATATATAGTAAAATCATGACTACAACTTTTTACCATTTCACAAATTTAAAAGCTTTTACGACAAATGAaccatttatgttataaaaaaattacaaataataatttgatattatataaaaatatttacaaacatATACATTCCAATCTTAAGTCTCTATAagtacatataaaaatataatattacatAAGAGTGACTTAGACTTAGACTTAAGAGTGACTTGTTTAATTGTCAAGCCTAAACTTAGACTTAAGAGTGACttgtttgctaaaaaaataaacataaacaagtaTTTCCCTAGCTGAGCTAGAGTGGTTCATAAACAGCTCAATTCATTTATAGCTCTACCTTTCTGTAACCTCTTACTTGTCTTGAAGCCATGAATTATCATTTTTCTGATGCTGAATTGGTGCATATtactataaaaaattactttccaTATTGTTCTACTCTATTATTGGGAAGtactagaaaattaaaagaaggggaaaaaaaaacatacacacacaaatctTTGgatctttttttgagaagcaagaAGAATATCCCTCTTGCCTCCACCACAAtctttggaaatttttatttgggggaTGCAAACCACGTTATGTGtttcattttagttttaatttatgctgaatttttacaacattttttaagattttgaaCAGAATAAAAAGTgtatgtaataaatttaatatattcagTCTCCTATACTATGATgcctattaataatattttatgactTTATTTGCTTGTTATGCTATATTTCCAAATATATTCATTATGTGGCCGAAAACAAAACATCTATTAAGTGAAGAACTTGagtacctatcaaaaaaaaaaagaaaaaaaagtgaagaacttGAGTTTCTAAATTCAAGTTCCACTAggtacttaaaaaaaatcataaaaatttatatattttttagatcaTATTGCCATTAAATTTAACGGTGAAAAGCAAGTTAATTAGTTGAAGCATAAAATGCTTAAGAATTATTATTGAGAAATTGGTATTTTATGTTAATGGAATTAGGGTTGGGAAAGtgatttgaggaaaaaaaaaaaaaactcaaagtcATATATGGCAGTTAGATGTGATAGTGTCAGGTCCAAAATTAGTGTTGT
It encodes:
- the LOC142624973 gene encoding 1-aminocyclopropane-1-carboxylate oxidase homolog; amino-acid sequence: MHEVAASVKPDYDRASGLRAFDDTKAVAKGLVDAGVTEIPRIFYHPPVNFDKNSATTGDTQFSIPFIDLEGIDKDVVNHGIPVSVLEEIKEGVRRFYEQDTEIKKEFYTRDPMRQVFYNSNFDLNSGATNWRDTFLCMMAPNPPTLQDLLASCRVGKVI